One genomic segment of bacterium includes these proteins:
- a CDS encoding DUF1214 domain-containing protein — MADDPVGKLASGEAWNEFCDLLKKAGDVILREDLGASDFDRAEGLRYLTRLLRAGFSSFAESTGSDHPVFRAMPDLVKMGLDNPDNYYVSASVKPNFTYRIRGQRGTIHYLSFAAQNQNFAAKTRISGGAGHLNDSELKLESDGSFEIIASQKQQTGNWLQMNPDTAQILVRQTFLNRATERAVDIEIECLDTADKAPPRLDPERVPGQLMGSAMYAMGCAQWFADWVLAFRDKAPVNAFHLPDEENHRLVGGDPNIRIWLGLWSLAEDEVLLIDAQPPKCDYWNFQLGNVWAESLDYRFEPVHINSAGAQYADDGSFQLAIASEDPGHPNWISTAGHDHGTMCVRWVRADQHPEPRCRVVKRSELPAA; from the coding sequence ATGGCGGACGATCCCGTTGGCAAGCTGGCTTCTGGTGAAGCCTGGAACGAATTCTGTGATCTCTTGAAGAAGGCCGGTGACGTCATCTTGCGCGAAGATCTCGGTGCTTCGGACTTCGATCGCGCCGAAGGCCTGCGCTATCTGACGCGACTGTTGAGGGCCGGCTTTTCGTCCTTCGCAGAAAGCACGGGTTCGGATCACCCGGTCTTTCGCGCCATGCCCGATCTGGTGAAGATGGGTCTCGACAATCCGGACAACTACTACGTGAGTGCGTCGGTGAAACCCAATTTCACGTACCGCATTCGCGGCCAGCGAGGCACGATTCACTACCTGAGTTTTGCGGCACAGAATCAGAACTTCGCGGCGAAGACCCGCATCAGCGGCGGAGCCGGGCATCTGAACGACTCGGAGCTCAAGTTGGAATCCGACGGTAGCTTCGAAATCATCGCGAGCCAGAAGCAACAAACGGGAAACTGGCTGCAGATGAATCCGGACACCGCCCAGATCCTGGTGCGACAGACTTTTCTGAATCGCGCGACCGAGCGAGCCGTAGACATCGAGATCGAGTGTCTCGACACGGCCGACAAAGCGCCTCCGCGTCTGGATCCCGAGCGTGTTCCCGGCCAGCTCATGGGCTCGGCGATGTACGCCATGGGGTGTGCGCAGTGGTTTGCCGACTGGGTCCTGGCCTTTCGCGACAAGGCGCCGGTCAATGCCTTTCATCTGCCGGACGAGGAAAACCACCGCCTCGTAGGCGGGGATCCGAATATCCGCATCTGGCTGGGCCTCTGGAGCCTGGCGGAGGACGAAGTACTGCTCATCGACGCACAGCCGCCGAAGTGCGACTACTGGAACTTCCAGCTGGGCAACGTCTGGGCGGAGTCGCTGGACTATCGCTTCGAACCAGTGCATATCAACAGTGCGGGCGCCCAGTACGCTGACGATGGCTCGTTCCAGCTCGCGATTGCATCCGAGGATCCGGGCCACCCGAACTGGATTTCCACGGCGGGCCACGATCACGGCACGATGTGCGTGCGCTGGGTGCGAGCCGACCAGCACCCCGAACCGCGCTGTCGCGTCGTCAAGCGCTCGGAGTTGCCAGCGGCGTAG
- a CDS encoding polyprenyl synthetase family protein — translation MARSSSRLHPRIRATRTGFPRRATITARCACAGCEPTSTPNRAVASSSARSCQRRSAKGFRLDHDLDKFISDSAQRVDHYLDKSLAPVVDPPEILHEAMRYAVFSGGKRLRPAICFGAAVAAGASPDAALPAAAAVELVHAYSLVHDDLPCMDDDDERRGRPTAHVRFGEANALLAGDALLTEAFAQLGSSDRAAPLVAQLARAAGSRELIGGQVDDLGWASGTPTFHRVVSVHLRKTAALFRFSALAGGTLAGLAGTELESLDHFGRAYGLAFQTVDDLDDQGAEECSILQVMTPNEARARASELVEEALEACSIFGDQAWVLTGVAEALVGRLP, via the coding sequence ATGGCTCGTTCCAGCTCGCGATTGCATCCGAGGATCCGGGCCACCCGAACTGGATTTCCACGGCGGGCCACGATCACGGCACGATGTGCGTGCGCTGGGTGCGAGCCGACCAGCACCCCGAACCGCGCTGTCGCGTCGTCAAGCGCTCGGAGTTGCCAGCGGCGTAGCGCGAAAGGATTTCGGTTGGATCACGATCTGGACAAGTTCATCTCCGATAGCGCGCAGCGCGTCGACCACTACCTGGACAAGAGTCTGGCCCCCGTGGTGGATCCTCCGGAGATCCTGCACGAGGCGATGCGCTACGCCGTGTTCTCGGGTGGCAAGCGTCTGCGCCCGGCGATCTGCTTTGGCGCGGCGGTGGCGGCCGGTGCCAGTCCAGACGCAGCCCTGCCGGCGGCGGCTGCGGTCGAGCTGGTCCACGCCTATTCGCTGGTTCACGACGACCTGCCTTGCATGGACGATGACGACGAGCGCCGCGGCCGACCGACGGCCCACGTGCGTTTTGGTGAAGCAAACGCGCTGCTGGCCGGAGACGCCCTGCTGACCGAGGCCTTTGCGCAGCTGGGTTCCAGCGACCGAGCCGCGCCCCTGGTCGCCCAACTGGCTCGAGCGGCCGGTTCACGCGAACTGATTGGCGGTCAGGTCGACGACCTGGGCTGGGCGAGCGGCACGCCGACGTTTCACCGTGTGGTTTCCGTTCACCTGCGCAAGACGGCGGCGCTATTTCGATTCTCCGCGCTCGCTGGCGGGACTCTGGCGGGACTTGCCGGGACTGAACTCGAGTCGCTCGATCACTTCGGCCGGGCCTATGGACTGGCTTTCCAGACGGTGGATGATCTGGACGATCAGGGCGCCGAGGAATGCTCGATCCTCCAGGTCATGACGCCGAATGAGGCTCGAGCCCGTGCGTCCGAACTGGTCGAGGAAGCTCTCGAAGCATGTTCCATTTTCGGCGATCAGGCCTGGGTCCTCACAGGTGTGGCCGAAGCATTGGTCGGACGGCTACCGTAG
- the dxs gene encoding 1-deoxy-D-xylulose-5-phosphate synthase — MSSILDQIHNPADLRALPTEQMPEVAHALRQAILETISKTGGHLAASLGTVELTTALHFVFDTPRDKLVWDVGHQGYPHKMLTGRREQFPTIGKSGGMGKFLRRQESVFDVFGAGHAGTSISAATGIAEAIRRRGGEEWTIAVIGDGALTAGMAYEGLNNAGYLGLDKLVVVLNDNEMSISKNVGALTSFLARRWSGPQMRRMKHSVKSLLESIPRAGDDLLEMARRAEQSFKGFISPAHLFEGLGFNYIGPIDGHNVSELVETFSNVRDIVENEHPILVHCRTEKGYGYEPSQADPIKYHGVSKFEMSSGTFAKSGEGPPSWTSIFSDALIELAAEDERIVGITAAMASGTGLDRFQQALPERFYDVGIAEQHAVTFAAGLATEGLKPVCAIYSTFLQRAYDQVAHDVCIQNLDVTFVLDRAGLVGADGATHQGLYDFSYLRSLPNMVVMAPKDENELRQMLRTAIEYPGPAALRFPRGACFGLSLDTEIKPLKIGEAELLRDGSDVALIGIGSTVSTTIEAAEKLGEVGISAAVLNARFVKPLDARWLGELARRCRAIVTVEEHCGVGGFGDAVAAELASQNSRVPLRAIGIPDETIEHGDPGRQLEEMGLDAAGIATAARELLGE, encoded by the coding sequence ATGAGTTCCATTCTCGATCAAATCCACAACCCCGCTGATCTGCGAGCCCTGCCCACTGAGCAGATGCCGGAGGTTGCTCACGCATTGCGCCAGGCGATCCTCGAGACGATTTCCAAGACCGGAGGGCATCTGGCGGCGAGCCTCGGAACGGTCGAGCTGACCACGGCGCTTCACTTCGTTTTCGATACCCCGCGCGACAAGCTCGTATGGGATGTCGGTCACCAGGGCTATCCGCACAAGATGCTCACCGGTCGTCGCGAGCAGTTTCCGACGATCGGCAAGAGTGGCGGAATGGGCAAATTCCTGCGCCGCCAGGAGTCGGTTTTCGACGTGTTCGGCGCAGGTCACGCGGGTACGTCCATCTCCGCGGCCACCGGTATCGCCGAGGCGATTCGCCGGCGGGGCGGAGAAGAGTGGACGATCGCTGTGATCGGCGACGGTGCGCTGACGGCGGGCATGGCCTACGAAGGCCTGAACAACGCCGGTTATCTGGGCCTGGACAAACTCGTCGTCGTGCTCAACGACAACGAGATGTCGATCTCGAAGAACGTCGGTGCCCTGACGAGTTTCCTCGCGCGTCGCTGGTCCGGTCCGCAGATGCGTCGCATGAAGCATTCCGTTAAATCCCTGCTCGAGTCGATACCTCGCGCGGGGGACGATCTACTCGAAATGGCGCGCCGCGCCGAGCAGAGTTTCAAGGGCTTCATCTCGCCGGCACATCTCTTCGAAGGTCTCGGCTTCAACTACATCGGACCGATCGATGGACACAATGTTTCGGAGCTGGTCGAGACTTTCAGTAATGTGCGCGACATCGTAGAGAACGAGCACCCGATACTCGTGCACTGTCGCACCGAGAAGGGTTACGGCTACGAGCCGTCCCAGGCCGACCCGATCAAGTACCACGGTGTGAGCAAGTTCGAGATGTCTTCGGGTACGTTTGCGAAGAGTGGCGAGGGTCCGCCTTCCTGGACCTCGATTTTCTCTGATGCTCTGATCGAACTCGCGGCGGAGGATGAGCGGATCGTCGGCATCACCGCTGCGATGGCGTCCGGAACCGGCCTCGATCGCTTCCAACAGGCGCTCCCCGAGCGCTTCTACGATGTTGGCATCGCCGAGCAGCACGCCGTGACCTTTGCCGCGGGTCTGGCCACCGAAGGCCTCAAGCCGGTCTGTGCGATCTACTCGACGTTCCTGCAACGCGCGTACGATCAGGTCGCGCACGACGTCTGCATTCAGAATCTGGATGTGACTTTCGTTCTGGATCGAGCGGGTCTGGTCGGCGCCGATGGGGCTACCCACCAGGGTCTGTACGATTTCTCGTATCTGCGCTCACTGCCGAACATGGTCGTGATGGCGCCCAAAGACGAGAACGAGTTGCGCCAGATGCTGCGCACCGCCATCGAGTATCCCGGCCCGGCCGCACTGCGCTTCCCGCGCGGGGCCTGTTTCGGACTGTCGCTCGATACCGAGATCAAGCCGCTGAAAATCGGGGAAGCCGAACTCCTGCGCGACGGTTCCGATGTTGCACTGATCGGCATCGGAAGTACGGTCTCGACGACGATCGAAGCCGCGGAAAAGCTGGGTGAAGTGGGAATCAGCGCAGCCGTTCTGAACGCTCGCTTCGTCAAGCCGCTCGATGCACGCTGGCTGGGCGAACTCGCACGCCGTTGCCGGGCGATCGTCACCGTCGAAGAACACTGTGGTGTGGGTGGCTTCGGTGACGCCGTGGCAGCTGAACTCGCCAGCCAGAACTCTCGCGTTCCACTGCGCGCGATCGGCATACCCGACGAGACGATCGAGCACGGCGATCCCGGACGGCAGCTCGAAGAAATGGGTCTCGACGCCGCGGGAATTGCTACAGCAGCGCGCGAGCTGCTGGGAGAGTAG
- a CDS encoding TlyA family RNA methyltransferase, which yields MARGHERLPPSKGRVRLDQRLLDLGLETSRNRVRARILAGDVRLGDRVLDKPGMLVDADSRPSLIARSPFVSRGGEKLAGALDALQIDPKSWICADVGASTGGFTDCLLQRGAASILAIDVGYGQLAHRLRVDGRVRVLERTNIRHLELADLAGQHDLVTADLSFISLRLVLPKLLELAKPEGRLLLMVKPQFELERADVASGGVVRDPVMRAAAATRVREAAEALGLRCIGQVDSTLPGPKGNIEIFLLLEPGGSPK from the coding sequence ATGGCCAGAGGCCACGAACGACTCCCTCCGTCAAAGGGGCGGGTGCGTCTGGATCAGCGCCTGCTCGACCTCGGACTCGAAACCAGTCGGAATCGCGTGCGGGCTCGAATACTGGCCGGTGACGTGCGCCTGGGAGATCGCGTACTCGACAAGCCTGGAATGCTGGTCGATGCCGACTCCAGACCATCGCTGATCGCGCGCAGCCCTTTTGTGTCACGCGGAGGCGAAAAGCTGGCAGGTGCACTCGACGCTCTGCAGATCGACCCGAAGTCCTGGATTTGCGCGGATGTCGGCGCATCCACTGGGGGGTTCACGGACTGTCTGCTTCAGCGCGGAGCGGCCAGTATTCTCGCGATCGATGTGGGTTACGGTCAGCTAGCCCATCGATTGCGCGTCGATGGGCGGGTGCGGGTTCTCGAGCGCACGAACATCCGCCATCTGGAACTCGCAGATCTTGCCGGCCAACACGATCTGGTAACGGCTGACCTCAGCTTCATCTCGCTCCGGCTGGTTCTGCCGAAACTGCTCGAACTCGCCAAGCCCGAAGGGCGTCTGTTGCTGATGGTCAAGCCGCAGTTCGAACTCGAACGCGCAGACGTGGCTTCCGGCGGTGTCGTGCGCGATCCGGTCATGCGCGCAGCTGCAGCGACGCGGGTGCGCGAAGCCGCCGAGGCGTTGGGACTGCGTTGTATCGGACAGGTCGACAGCACATTGCCCGGGCCGAAGGGCAATATCGAGATCTTCCTGCTTCTCGAGCCCGGCGGATCTCCCAAATAG
- the erpA gene encoding iron-sulfur cluster insertion protein ErpA, translating to MITVTETAAAKAKALMERDGREGFGLRLKVVGGGCSGLQYQLMFDDQVGEWDQEIEQHGLRIFVDSKSAVYLVGTSVDYVDDLNGSGFKIENPNTTSTCGCGQSFGA from the coding sequence ATGATCACCGTGACTGAAACTGCAGCGGCCAAGGCCAAGGCCCTCATGGAACGCGACGGACGCGAGGGTTTTGGCCTGCGTCTCAAGGTCGTGGGTGGAGGCTGTAGCGGCCTGCAGTATCAACTCATGTTCGACGACCAGGTTGGGGAGTGGGACCAGGAAATCGAGCAGCACGGCCTGCGCATCTTCGTGGACTCCAAGAGCGCGGTCTACCTGGTGGGGACCAGCGTCGACTACGTCGACGACCTGAACGGCTCGGGTTTCAAGATCGAGAACCCGAATACCACTTCGACCTGCGGCTGCGGACAGTCCTTCGGCGCCTGA
- a CDS encoding outer membrane lipoprotein-sorting protein — protein MRTRSLLLLSLVPFLLGFEDGSQARKALDRAFDNLYSPGVLAAIELSMVRGARPAQPVTFAYGRKRRGGETRTLLYSATQDRKAPRMLLLQSRGDRDKIYVGDGRRGQVRPASAGEYRWPLFGSDFSYEDFRAHEADDYRIEVLGSDLIDGEPCRVLRLRPMSGPYKMMLMWLSTERPVIIRTDYFDRKGLWKRYRVEPEHFVKHFDWWVPMRDEMFDLRTGRRTTRKVRNILVGAEVPEDMFTLTQLSRGRMPSF, from the coding sequence ATGCGCACACGAAGCCTCCTGCTCCTCTCGCTCGTCCCATTTCTCCTCGGTTTCGAAGACGGCTCCCAGGCGCGTAAGGCCCTCGACCGGGCCTTTGACAACCTCTACTCGCCCGGGGTCCTGGCCGCAATCGAGCTTTCGATGGTGCGCGGAGCCCGCCCCGCCCAGCCGGTAACCTTTGCGTACGGCCGCAAGCGGCGCGGCGGCGAGACCCGCACGCTCCTGTACTCAGCAACCCAAGACCGCAAAGCACCTCGCATGCTCTTGCTGCAGTCCCGGGGAGATCGCGACAAGATCTACGTCGGCGACGGCCGTCGCGGCCAGGTGAGACCTGCTTCAGCCGGTGAGTATCGATGGCCGCTTTTCGGAAGCGACTTTTCCTACGAGGACTTCCGCGCGCATGAAGCGGACGACTACCGCATCGAAGTACTGGGCTCGGACCTCATTGATGGCGAGCCCTGCCGGGTACTGCGATTGCGTCCGATGTCGGGCCCCTACAAGATGATGCTGATGTGGCTGTCCACGGAGCGCCCGGTGATCATTCGAACCGACTATTTCGATCGCAAGGGACTCTGGAAGCGCTACCGGGTGGAACCCGAGCACTTCGTGAAGCACTTCGATTGGTGGGTTCCGATGCGCGACGAGATGTTCGATCTGCGCACGGGTCGACGAACCACCCGCAAGGTACGGAACATTCTGGTAGGTGCAGAGGTGCCTGAAGACATGTTCACGCTGACTCAGCTATCGCGCGGGCGCATGCCGAGTTTCTGA
- a CDS encoding aminotransferase class V-fold PLP-dependent enzyme — translation MSDETPIFLDHHSTTPCDRRVVEAMLPYLSEEFGNAASRTHAFGWRAEQAAENARRQVAGLIGADAREIVFTSGATESNNLALFGAARAARVHGDHIISCQTEHPAVLDSLRALEREGFRVTRLGVSPDGLLHPGKLEAAIEPGTVLISIMHANNEIGVIQPVAQLAALARERGVLFHTDAAQSAGKIPVDVKALSVDLLSFTAHKLYGPKGVGALFVRRRHPRIPIEPLIHGGGHERGLRAGTLPVPLCVGFGRAAEIALESMESDALQQRDLRERLWNRLAAGLDSLELNGHPDQRLPGNLNVSFLGAEGEALLLAVPGVALSSGSACSSAKRESSHVLRALGVGELRAQCALRIGIGRGNTGEEVDVAADQLIEQTRRLRKLSPAWDEPGRSGRRGQGR, via the coding sequence ATGAGCGACGAAACCCCGATCTTTCTCGATCACCACTCGACGACTCCTTGTGACAGGCGCGTCGTCGAGGCGATGCTTCCATATCTGAGTGAGGAGTTCGGGAACGCGGCGAGCCGGACGCACGCGTTCGGCTGGCGCGCAGAGCAGGCCGCTGAAAATGCGCGTCGCCAGGTGGCGGGACTGATCGGCGCAGATGCGCGCGAGATCGTCTTTACCTCAGGCGCGACCGAATCGAACAATCTGGCGCTTTTCGGAGCGGCGCGCGCCGCACGGGTTCACGGCGATCACATCATCAGCTGTCAGACGGAGCATCCCGCAGTCCTGGATTCTCTGCGCGCCCTCGAACGCGAAGGCTTTCGCGTGACGAGGCTGGGCGTGAGCCCCGACGGTCTACTGCATCCGGGCAAACTCGAAGCGGCGATCGAGCCGGGTACGGTCCTGATTTCGATCATGCACGCGAACAATGAGATCGGCGTCATTCAGCCCGTTGCGCAACTCGCGGCGCTCGCTCGCGAACGCGGTGTGTTGTTTCATACGGACGCCGCGCAATCGGCCGGCAAGATTCCCGTCGACGTGAAGGCGCTGAGCGTCGATCTGCTCTCGTTTACCGCGCACAAGCTCTACGGCCCCAAGGGTGTCGGCGCACTCTTCGTACGACGTAGGCACCCGCGCATTCCGATCGAGCCGCTGATCCACGGAGGCGGGCATGAACGGGGTCTGCGGGCTGGAACTCTTCCTGTACCGCTCTGTGTCGGGTTTGGACGCGCGGCGGAGATTGCGCTGGAGTCCATGGAGAGCGACGCCTTGCAGCAACGCGATCTGCGCGAACGGCTCTGGAATCGCCTGGCCGCGGGTCTCGACAGCCTGGAACTCAACGGACATCCCGATCAGAGACTGCCCGGGAACCTGAATGTGAGCTTCCTTGGCGCGGAGGGAGAAGCGCTGCTTCTGGCCGTGCCAGGTGTGGCGCTGTCATCGGGTTCGGCGTGCAGTTCCGCGAAGCGCGAATCCTCACACGTGTTGCGCGCGCTGGGTGTGGGTGAGCTACGCGCACAATGTGCTTTGCGCATCGGCATAGGGCGCGGGAATACCGGCGAGGAAGTCGATGTCGCTGCCGATCAGCTGATCGAACAGACGCGACGCTTGCGCAAGCTGTCGCCTGCGTGGGACGAGCCGGGCCGCAGCGGCCGGCGCGGCCAGGGGCGTTGA